Genomic window (Candidatus Binatia bacterium):
CCGATCGAACTCAGGCCGGCAGCAGAGCCGACGCGCCGCCCATCTCAGGCGACACTGGCGGCACTCGGCTGATTGCCACTGGGTGACGGCGGCGGGAGCTTACGCGCGACTTCCTCAAGCTCGTAGACCTCGATGACGTCGCCCGGTTTCAGATCGTTGAAGCCTTCGAGCCCGATACCGCACTCGTACCCCGACGCCACTTCGCGGACATCATCCTTGAAGCGCCGCAGGCTGCCGATCTTGCCCTCGTGGACGACCGCGTGGTCCCGCAGCAGGCGCGCGAGGCCCCCGCGCAGGATCTTGCCGTCGTTGACCGAAGACCCGGCAATGACTCCGGCGCCGCTGACACCAAAGATCTCGCGAACCTCCGCACGACCGACGGTGCGCTCGCGCACCGCAGGAGAGAGCATGCCTTCCAGGGCATCTCGAACCTGATTGATCGCGTCGTAAATGATCGTGTACAGGCGCAAATCGACGCCTTCGCGCTCCGCGAGCTTCCCGGCCTTCGGCTCGGGTCGGACGTTGAAGCCGATGATGACGGCGTTCGACGCAGACGCCAGCAAGACGTCCGATTCGGTGATGCCGCCGACTGAGGCGTGGATCGTCGAGACCTTCACCTCTTCGTTCGCCAATCGAGTGAACGCGTCGGTGAGGGCATCGATGGAACCCTGTACGTCCACCTTCAGGACCACGCGAAGCTCCTTCGCGGCATCCGATTCGAGCTGCTTGTAAAGATCGTCCAGCGAAACCTTCGCCGGCTTCGAGAGCTCGGCTTGACGCTGCTTGTCCGAGCGGTGTTCGGCGACCTGGCGTGCAGTTGCGTCGTCGGCGACGCCGGCGAATGAATCGCCCGCCGCGGGCACGCCGCTCAGGCCAAGAATTGAGACAGGCGTAGAGGGGCCGGCTTCCTTCACAGGCCTGCCCTGCCAATCCAGCATGGCGCGGAGTCGACCGTGCTGTAGGCCGACCACGAACGGGTCGCCGGCGCGCAGCGTGCCTTCTTGGATGAGAACCGTCGCGACCGGGCCGCGACCACGATCGAGCTTGGCTTCGACGACCGAGCCGCGTGCACGAATTTCGGGGTTCGCCTTCAGGTCCATCAAATCGGCCTGGAGGAGCACCATCTCGAGAAGTTGATCAACACCCTCGCCCGTCTTCGCCGAGACGGGCACGAACGTGGTGTCACCGCCCCAGTCTTCGGGAACGAGGCCGTTGTCGGACAGACCTTGCTTCACCTTCTCGAGGTCGGCATCGGGACGATCGATCTTGTTGACCGCGACGATGACTGGCACTTCCGCCGCACGAGAGTGATTGATGGCCTCGACGGTCTGCGGCATCACGCCGTCGTCCGCCGCCACGACCAAGATGACGATGTCGGTCACCTTGGCACCACGGGCGCGCATTGAAGTGAACGCTTCGTGGCCGGGGGTGTCGAGAAACGCGATACGGCGGCCGTTCACGTCGGCGGTATAGGCGCCCATGTGCTGCGTGATGCCGCCCGCTTCGCCGTCCGCGACGCGTGCTTCGCGAATGTAGTCGAGCAGCGAGGTCTTGCCGTGATCGACGTGGCCCATCACCGTCACGACCGGATCGCGCGGCCCCGACTCGCCCTTGGTTTCCTCGGCCGCGGTGCCTTCGATCTCTTTTTCGGCGTCGAAGGCGACGTTTTCCACGGTGTACTCGAACTCGGACGCGACGAGCGTCGCATGATCCGCATCGAGGAAGTGGTTCATCGTGGCCATCACGCCCATTTCCATGAGCTTCTTGATGACCTCGCCGGCCTTCAGTCCCATCGCCTTGGCGAGTTCGCCGACCGTAATGCCTTCGGAAATCCGGACCTGACGCTTGCGGGCCGACGGCGTGGTGATCTCGGTCCGACGCTGCTCCTTGCCGGGCGCCGCGCGCTTCTTCTGCGGCTTGCGGCCCATGCGGCCGCCCTTGCGCTCGCTGAACGGATCGAACTGACCCGGCTTGCGAATGACCTTCTTGCCCTTGCGACGGCGGGGGGTGTCGTCGGTTCCGGTCCCAGGCGTGGCTACGCCCGTGGGCGCCGCACCGCCCGGGCCGGGTCGGCTGGGGCGCGGCGGCGGCTCGGCCTTTTTCAGGTCGATCTTGCCGAGGACCTGCACGCGGCGCATGCCGTCATCCAGGCTCGGCGCCGTCGGATCGATCCGCGGCGCGACCGTCCTCGTCTGACGCGCCGGCGTAGTCGCTGCTGGCTCGGGCTCGATCGCAATCTCCGTCGCCGAGGCTTCGGCGACGGCTTCGGCTGGCACCTCCGCGGGAGGAGCCTCTTTGGGCGCCTCTGCAGGGTCGGCGTCGGCTACGACTTCGACCGGAGCTTCCGGAGCTTCCGGAGCTTCCGGAGCAGACTCTTCGACTACCGGCTTCTCGGGCTCCGGCAGATCTAGGAGCGCCGCGTCGTCGTCGGCCGACGAATCGTCGCCGAGCATCGGCGCAGCCTCCGCCTCGGGCGGCAGCAGGCCATCGTCCGCAGGTGTCTCCAACGGTGCGGGCGGCATTTCCGGGAGGTCGAGCAGACTTCCGTCGTCGAGATTGCCGGCGTCGGTCGCCGAGATCTCTTTGCGCTCGATGACCTCCACCTTCTTGCGGCGGCGGCGGATCACGTTCGTGCCCACCCGCGCTTCAACGATCCGCTCGCGGGTCGTTACCTCGCCTTCGGAGTCACGCTCGGTGACGACCCGTTCCCCGACGACACGCTCGTCGCCCACTCGGATCGAAGCA
Coding sequences:
- the infB gene encoding translation initiation factor IF-2; protein product: MAKRIHELAKEWGLPTKELLARIAELGITGKRSQSSLADADLGRVQTAVGRGSDASIRVGDERVVGERVVTERDSEGEVTTRERIVEARVGTNVIRRRRKKVEVIERKEISATDAGNLDDGSLLDLPEMPPAPLETPADDGLLPPEAEAAPMLGDDSSADDDAALLDLPEPEKPVVEESAPEAPEAPEAPVEVVADADPAEAPKEAPPAEVPAEAVAEASATEIAIEPEPAATTPARQTRTVAPRIDPTAPSLDDGMRRVQVLGKIDLKKAEPPPRPSRPGPGGAAPTGVATPGTGTDDTPRRRKGKKVIRKPGQFDPFSERKGGRMGRKPQKKRAAPGKEQRRTEITTPSARKRQVRISEGITVGELAKAMGLKAGEVIKKLMEMGVMATMNHFLDADHATLVASEFEYTVENVAFDAEKEIEGTAAEETKGESGPRDPVVTVMGHVDHGKTSLLDYIREARVADGEAGGITQHMGAYTADVNGRRIAFLDTPGHEAFTSMRARGAKVTDIVILVVAADDGVMPQTVEAINHSRAAEVPVIVAVNKIDRPDADLEKVKQGLSDNGLVPEDWGGDTTFVPVSAKTGEGVDQLLEMVLLQADLMDLKANPEIRARGSVVEAKLDRGRGPVATVLIQEGTLRAGDPFVVGLQHGRLRAMLDWQGRPVKEAGPSTPVSILGLSGVPAAGDSFAGVADDATARQVAEHRSDKQRQAELSKPAKVSLDDLYKQLESDAAKELRVVLKVDVQGSIDALTDAFTRLANEEVKVSTIHASVGGITESDVLLASASNAVIIGFNVRPEPKAGKLAEREGVDLRLYTIIYDAINQVRDALEGMLSPAVRERTVGRAEVREIFGVSGAGVIAGSSVNDGKILRGGLARLLRDHAVVHEGKIGSLRRFKDDVREVASGYECGIGLEGFNDLKPGDVIEVYELEEVARKLPPPSPSGNQPSAASVA